The Silene latifolia isolate original U9 population chromosome X, ASM4854445v1, whole genome shotgun sequence genome contains the following window.
aaagcggtgaactacgataattctaattgacacggttgataaactcgatgaagatgatgatgcatgttttagttatggcgatttagcgatgcatgcgacatataaataaaatgcaaagcataaaaaaaaatcctagtatggccttcctaaaatagaaaactatttaaatattacatattcggaaaccaactccattggtctctTGATCTTCGGTTgtggcatgcatctcgaggtaacaccgtctttatgtatcgccatcttgaagaaatccgtctttgggaactccggaataaataaaattacataataaattacataatttcctattatacatttgtaactaaaataaaataaatctattaaattacaaaacggtgatacgagatcacaataaattacaaccgaatcgatattcgcatacatttcgggaaataccaattaaaaaactaaggccatactaagtaaaattacataattcaaaaattacataacttaaaattatgacaatcataaagaaaatgcagcattataatatgtatgaacatgcccaattttatgctaaatcgcctttaaatagccaatatcgtatattactctgtttttacggatttgcgtgatttcaacattttataatcacaaaattacataaattcatatttatgcataagttaattaccctaacctcttaggacacaaaatttagtcctcactaattatttgaccataattaactcatatttctaaaatttgttcattaatggacttaaaattataaaataagctataatcttcaaataaatcacaaaatttcaaataaattcaaaattcaaaatttaaacttatgaacattctggaaaaataccatgacactcatattgttcaaaaacttaggttaaaaatttcgaaatttatccggaaaaacaatgttgcggtttatcggtttttaacaaaataatcataaaaacatgagaaaaaatatattcaccaaattttcaattttaaatctgaaaatgataataaaatgcaacatgtgacgtttttccttagtcatatattatgttttattaatatttcactaataatgtcactatttatgctatttttcttcaaaaaatcataaatcatgcacaaagacttcaatatagcctattattttacacacatcttgtaaaattgcatgtgacaacatactaaatttctatgaccatattcgaaatttaactcatattaacctatttttcacttaaatacgaatttaataatgaaaaaactatttttcgagcataaaaagtccaaaaattatgaaaatttacaggttatctcaaaataatatatctgacaacatatccaaaaatcacttgaaaattcgaagtttagctaattttagtagatctatatacttaacatattcatatatgttttaatttaatttactcataaaattaatggtgatcttatgcatgcaaactaatgaacaatataaagaagaaatgttcatcttacattggaaattcggtttatatgggcacaagagagatcacctttctctcttgttcttgtgctttccttagtggaagaactaagatccaagtataggatctctcccaaagctttatacccaaagcacactcttaattaaaattaatattataaatactagtacaatattaatcttgtaaaaattgacccaaaaatattataggacacttaatattttcggtttatgggaggaggaagaaggaagctttttatctctctaaaactcaaattttagaataatgaagaatgaataaatgcactaactacattttagtgtatattaggtaaaataagatgaaaaaccaaagtggttttccatctcataaaaccgggtggaaggggggattagagggagccaatgcatgcttgagttgttcttcacaatgagcattagggttgcatggctagtttagtaggtaatcattgtgtttaccactcatataataaacacaatattatcccaattccacccttaatttcggtttacatatgtaaaatggaatccattttaattttgtcaatttgtcaatatgtcacatgtcacatgtcacataaaattgttatgtatttttaacatattaaaaaattaacgtattaataaaaatacgtcatatataaaaatcgacttagtaattcataattacttgtaccaaaatattttaccaattataaatcacaacaaattgtatttataataattcattcaaattcaattgtttctttaaacaataatttcatctgagtaatgatacaattcgatttacgccagtatctcatttaatcatattataatgaaatacgtaaatattacttccaaaatcgtccgtcaattttaaataaattaattgacccataacgttatacgatcaattaattaatcaattaagagtgttgccctataggtatgacctaggggatcaactgatcaccatcgtcgcacgacagtaatgtcaaactctagtcagccaatcattaccgatatatgttgatcaattgatagtaaatattacttcccaattgtattctttataatgagacttaaacatgtgatcatcatgatcaacagtcgtgatcgcattattgtcggaggacacatattccaacactacccataagatcaaactaatatgagttggtttgagttttcgaactcaattttgggaatttgcaatccaatacggacaagtaattctaaacggatggtcaaccatgagatacctagaatagagagtatATTAAACCAAATCACATGGATCAGACTGCCATATTACATGTATCAAACTGCCATGTTTGGGATGggcttttgaaagctaatacattgtctagataaactcctaatactccattaaatgtatatgtttgtaactcacaaagctatctctcaagtagatagatgtatttctgagagatagagtgggagtagattgaatagtcacaaacatctcttataattgaaatgttactttgtgaaagtaatagaattatatagtgggagttggtattgaactatagtctatgaagatagattgagagcatagttcagtgggagtttatcgcacatgtcttattgttaaaatattactttgtgaaagtgatagtatcatgaccttgttacatacgagccgaagcattacaatccaaaaattgttgctcatgagtagatttactttaaagtgagggtctctttaaaggtaaatagagctttagagtacacaaatgcataagatttacatgaagatgttgatcaagataaattgtgttaggaattgccgcatttcattttaatgaagaatggcaaataaaattcgcttttcttaaattggaatttagagaaggaagtgtttgaaacacaaaatcttagatgtaGAACTAAGTATCCTAACAtgttatgcgtagctttcttaagtgatcccagagtggtcttaagcaagcattaaaggattatacttttcgttcatatgataatagtgaattgtttcattcacatgattgaagaatcatgatatacatgaagttaagtgggagctagaattgtttctccatgttttatatgttgataacgtattacttattgagaataatgtaccaatgctctcttctggcaagagtgattgggagactaggaaagggtgcaatatactttagattaccgaatctgtGTGAAAGTATATTGGCAtatagttgagagtcttatgaggataagatatttcacatctgttgtacaacaacaagttcaaataggctattcatgttgatggaagtagaattactatgatggagtcatagtcattcactgggcccattaagttgttgatcatatgaaatcaaattctaatgtttccgccattagaatgatcatgtatgccaacagacgcacgtgccatgatgtgacatatgctgagagcataacaagtcaataaaagggataattcccataatatggcttgtgaaagcttTATAGAACattcttgagattcttgagaagaattaaggattcgttcacatgtttggatgacaaactaagttgggtgttgaagtgttgcacaaactttagtttccaaactcaaaagggatttgtcgaaatcctagggtgacttattgactaaggagtgagaaactaagaaaagtgttttagtttcgcgcatcgAAAACtctacaaaaggattctaagtaaataGTGATTAAATCGTCAATGtatggattaagggtgaatccctctacaaatgactttatcacaagttatgcaataacaatgggagcatctttcaagttaaagagcccaagtctagcaagaagaatagacaaatacttagaaatgaattcaagttattagagataacattgaattgaacgaaatagcaattgataaagttggaatctatggatatcgggtatatctactttccaagcttttattgcttattaactagtgttaataatacactgatgattatagaatatgaagtagtaatagtgtattgactattcatatgtgataatcacatttatcgtttgagttttattaaactcacccgctaccttgttgtatccgaatgggttgtagagacaaattgaaccccattaaactgaactggattgacatggtattcgcccctagttacttatatgaggtgacgtctcgaagtgactagagtgtgatgcgattgatggcaagttcaagtgccatagagtcttatgggatgactagtcgatcacataggcggatttgTATGGGACAATGTCagcgatgaccgcttatagagttctggtaattcatatagcccggtcgtggcaagagctactatagtattcttatgagtcaattattttgactagagactattcgcccaagttggcacaacttctgattaactttgatttatactctacgatttcgtaaatgaggtcaaactggctatattttgggttatgatggactgtggctgaacgaagggaatagggcgataggaattgtccaccccttgtcagggttgtttgaaatcttaAGGCCAcccgaggagtagttaactggaaatgcgtggccacgctcggaaggtatctatggcagataattccggtcagacagttaatctccagatcgagaaaaccactcaagatatgatcaagtgtaagtacgacctgcaagacaccttgcattgagtgggagattgtaataggacaagagaaatggtgacgcacacttgtcgagaacaagtgggagattgttgggaaatgtgtcctcaacaatagtgcgttcacattatttaaatatcattattaaatctcatactaagaatacgtgagggatgattctttatatagtcgactgaccatcattaatcagtaatgattggctaactagagtttgacattactgtcgtgtgacggtggtggtcagttgatccctttaggtcacacctatatgatgaggcccaaatagatatttaattaattgtatgcgatacagattaattaattccttaattatgggagtgcaattttgcgtcttattgtaatgtgattaaataagatttaatttagtaattaagtgttaatttaccaaattagttgaggtattatataagtttagaggtagaggtaattagttatttaaagttacaagaggttgtaattttaactaactagtaattatgggacccattatatactgatataatggtagtatactactcaaaaagtgcagtgtatattatattgttaattgtaatatttaagtgttaaatgattacattaataattaaatatgtaagatagttaaacatatgacttataagcatttgtgggacaaatgacaaaaggcaaaaattgaccaaaatgggtccattttttcggccaaataagagaacaaaagatgcttcttttgtttttgtttgttttggttaGAGTGTGATAGTGACTTGTCATATAAGCTTTAATCATACCTATTCTTACACTACTCCACCTATACTTTACAAATGAGTAAAAACAAAATGGAAAAGATTCTCCCATATGCTACACCAACCGGTTTTAGTGCTCTTAAAatgagcacttgttgctcatttttagATGCTCTAGTTTTTACTTCTTTTGCCTAATTCTTCCTCACATGAAAAGTAACaaaactctctaaaaatactaatacactcaataTATTACTAgcggtagtaatactagaaatattagtatcattaaggttacatttctactacatatctagttaatattagtaggaatttttgggattaatcttgggtgcaacttattggagtgtcttctatacttggagtcttaggaggatcatccatcatatttagctcaagaacaagtgaaggaaggtgaccttacttgtgcccatattttcgaaccaactagcaatgtaaggaacattgtttttcttataaatctttcattttgttatgcatgcactagatctaaagaacatataattaacaagttaatttgttcactattagaggagtctaataataggtatatgaacctaacaatgataagattttctataacaagaatatcttttatcataaataaatatattaagtaagatatataagatatgtaaagatatagaatctttaccaaatatatcttagtctacacgagatgtcacggctcatatgcctcgtgactcgtgaaaaccctagctcaatatatgggttagaatttaggttttaagagaggctttgttgaaaccctaattagtagcatggtccaactcataagttaacccaaaacaactactagtcaacgttcaacaaggaaccgaactccgcactaaatcGGGCTTTATCaagtaaatacttttatcaaaacatttaaaataaactttaaacaattttaaaaataattttaaaacattatatgtcgtgtatagtaaactcggtatctcaatgttatagtaagagagctataacattgagctcttttactagtaatgttatagctgcaaagctataactttactaattcaagaaactcattcttggttatcattacaagataatcacctatactattccaatcttcaaggagatcttcgagtataggctacgtcatcatccaagcttgattaatctttagacggacttcgtcttcacataaatcttgaatgaatcttcacatcgtttgatcttgaattaaGGATTGACTCTTGTATAATTCCATCACAacttcctttgttgcttgtattagataaatcgaatctaaaagacttagacaaacgattacgctcaacaagtatataaattataaagcaccttgacatcatcaaaacgtaaacatatatactatatggttcaacaaatttcccctttttgatgatggcaagcctcctaattttgtgactaagtaaagagttccccctcaatataataccgtcatcttaataataaagatcaacgctaTTATCCCCACATGGTAATACTAGACTGCTACCCACAACAAGACTCCACAAAAAAGGCAACAAAGTTTCGGGTTTACATACTACCTCCTAAGAATAACTTCATGTCCACGGAACCTAAGTCATACCTCAATGAATATATGTAGAAATCGCTCTTTCATGGACTCCTTGGCTTCCCAAGTCGCTTCTTCCACGTTATGATTGGTCTAAAGAACCTTGATCAACACCGTCCAAACATTTCTTGTCATTCTCATCTTTCGGTCCAAGATTTCCTTTGGCACTTTGATGTAGCGAGTCATTGTTCTCTAAATCAAACACACTTATAATCTCAACAAATAAATAGAAAGTGGTAAGTCGAAGTCAATCCATGGAacggtgtgttttgggttctaaacctatctatctcaatttatgcaagtGTCACGGTTAATAAATTTTTAACTTAACTATGAAATTAAGCAACGATAACAAGGCGTCATGGGTTCATATGAGCAATCAAAGATCTCTACACAAGTGAATCTAAATTGGGTCAATGTTATAATCGGGCTATGGACTGCGGCTCTCGATCTTACAACCCTACCTTGGTCGAGTCGGGTTATCTCTCGCGTACACTCGTTCTACCCACCAACATAGTGTATGGTATAAGAACTCCTAAGGCTCTCGATCTTATAAGAGAGTTAAATAGATAGAGATTCATACAAGTTTGTCAAataagcatttcatcaaacacttaATATGCACTAGTTGAAACCACAACAATTAATCCATTTTGATAAATTCAACAAGCATAGATTTATTCCTTAATCATCCCCTActcccccattaatcctagcaaAGTTACTACTGTAATACATTGATATTATGGTCTTAGAGTACTCGGTCAAATAGgggatactcgattgagtaggttgTATGTTGATTCTGAAGTACATTTTGTTttgtgggtactcgatcgagtaaggggtactcgatcgagtacgtccagtactcgatcgagtgtcagtttatttacggatttttattacGGTTTGATCGTAAAAGATTGGAGAGGTATTTAAAGTTAAAAGATaagtttcatttcattttactttatttctcaAAAAAGTTCTCATAAACTTCAACGACGTTCACCAACTCTCCATCTTTTACCATCAAATCAAGGCCAGGGTTTGTATCTTTTGGGCATTTTTACATCGTTGCGATCTTCAGTAATTGGGTAAGATATATATGTTGTTCTTTTGTTGATTTGCTAAGTTTGttcaaaccctaattgggtgatttgggggttttaggtAGAAATCGGTTAATGATGTGTAGTTGTTGTTTATTtctgtaggtgacgatgtggtactcttgtacatttgtatgattggctgcagttatagcggattgcgaaaaagtagggtttccctactcagttggctGTATAATTAATTGATTGTTTGTGATTGATTTTTGTCACGTGATCGTTAGTTGGAGTTGATGGAGGTTGGTTGGTTTGTGATGTTGGTTAGATGATTATTGTGGAACTatgtcgggagatggttccaTACCCATGTTCTCCCCTTGtgactcccgtcacaagggggatgtgcacattaaagagcTGGGATCGCTCTTTGCAatgagcagggatttggtgggACAGGCTGCGTCCCCCCACTGGCGGTATGGGTTACCTGTTgggatgggtaacctggcagggctacacactttattgTGTATTCAGTGATTGGTGATTGTTGGAGTTGGAGATTGACTGATTGTGTTGTTATATTTGTTTCCGCTACGTATATTGATTTGGTtatacagttgactgaccccgttttatgttttcaaaactgtggtgatccattcggggatgttgAGCAGTTGACTAGCAGGTGATGGTTGTTATGATAGCTCGCGGGATATGGACGGGCGGAGTCATCACTGTCGTGTCGATTAGTTGTAGCTTAGTTTAGCTTTATGACTTTTGGATTTAGTTGTTTGGTTTTGGAGTTTAAATACTTGTAACCCTTTTCTTTACAGTTGTTTTAATAAAGTTGCTTTATTATGGTTTCTATGATGCATACTACCTTAGGTAACCGAAATGGTagcacccttatatgctaagATGGTCCTTCGTAAGAcactttggtatatgggggtgttaaaaCTACTCACTAATTATCATGAGAACTATGGTAATAGCAACAACAACCAAAGAGACTAAACTAAGCATGATAATATGAAGCAAGTAAGAACAAAGGATTAAAAAGAGATAAGAAAGATACCGACTTGGGAaataaagatgaacataaataaaggtAGATTCTTGTAGAAAGATGGAGACTTGCCACTTACTCTTCAACTACATACCcaataaatccaaatttaaattagagaaaattgttgattacagccttttaaaaatcactttttgaaaattacagccttatataattttttttgtaaattacatccaaaatattacttttcttctaaaattgcaccaacttgaggattccggtgaattttgatgatgttttaccgatataccctttattatttgagagcctacttacccaaATTTCTTACCCctccttaacacaaaccaattaatcaccccaaacaacatcaaaacatcatcaaaattcaccgaaatcctcaagttggtgcaattttagaagaaaagtaatattttggatgtaatttacaaaaaaaattatataaggctgtaattttcaaaaagtgatttttaaaaggctgtaatcaacaattttctctttaaATTATTGAAGATGTAAATTGAAAGCACAATTATTGAATGATTAAACTGCTTTGTGGGAagattaaatgtttttttttcgataaaatgtgagtatattataGAAAAAATCGTAACCATACAACGAGAATAATTAGACCGACTTGGCCCAAATTACACTCGCCCACCAACCAGTTCAGACCAAAACGACATTCTCATCTAAAACAACCAAACTGATATTACAACAAAACCAAATAGGATCAAAAGGACaacaaatccctaataatcatcttcttcctcattggAGCCTCTCAACCAAAGCGCGGTCTGGCGTCAATGAAGTTTCCTTCCATGTTCATCACGCGATGGAAAACTTCATCCATTAGGTTTACTGCTACTCTCTCAGGCCTACAAACGGTAAGTTCATGCTTACTCAGGTTCCTTTGTCGCCAAATCCAATAGATAGTAGCGTTAATAATAGCGTTGATCAGGCTTTTCCTCGTGTCCGTCCCAGTCAGATTCAATCTCCAAGTGTTGAGATTACAAGGAGGGATGGCGATCTGCAAATGGGAGCCTAGACTAGAGATCGATGTCATCCTTGTAGTCGCAATCGAAGAATAGGTGCTCAATTGTTTCGCCCACACGACCACAAAGGTAACAGTTATTCTCTTCACTTatccctaatctgtaaagtttaTCATTTGTGTTCAGTCTGCCCAGCTGGTAAATCCATCCGATGAAACCATGTTTAGGAATAGTGTATTTGTGCCAAACAAGCTTAGCCCAAGAGACAGGCTCCCCTTTAGATCTGAGGAACTCATATCCTCGAGCTATGGTGTACTCATGACCTTTCTCCTCTCTCCAAACTTGTTGTATGAACTGTGATTGGAGAAGCTCCTTTATCTTGCAAACTTTTCTCCAAGACCAGCTGGAGTTATTTGTGGGAGAATACTCCAACCAGTCTCTCCCCTTGAGGTAGATTTGATTTACCCATTTGACCCACAGGTATGTTAATCTACTCATAATCTAACagattattcaaatataaacggTTTCTTAAAAATAATGAAGTATAACCATAGAATTATTACAAGTAGGGTATTTATATCGGTTACAAGATTAGGGctaactaagggtttaaatgaagGAACGTCCCATTAAGAGAGTCCATACCGTGCTAGGTTCCTGAGCAACTC
Protein-coding sequences here:
- the LOC141617407 gene encoding uncharacterized protein LOC141617407; protein product: MATSGQSPRVAQEPSTIMSRLTYLWVKWVNQIYLKGRDWLEYSPTNNSSWSWRKVCKIKELLQSQFIQQVWREEKGHEYTIARGYEFLRSKGEPVSWAKLVWHKYTIPKHGFIGWIYQLGRLNTNDKLYRLGISEENNCYLCGRVGETIEHLFFDCDYKDDIDL